From the Gymnogyps californianus isolate 813 chromosome 2, ASM1813914v2, whole genome shotgun sequence genome, one window contains:
- the MRPL3 gene encoding 39S ribosomal protein L3, mitochondrial codes for MAGWALLGRLGGRLRAAAPGRPLWAAAGASGDRGQLGFVVRHVNSTTWWHEHLSEENVQFLKKITAEEYKAQTASKLCPLKDEPWPLNEWKPDSVRVGVVAVKLGMMPIWTKSGTKHAVTLLKVQDCHVLRYISKEESGGKTSKLLVGGKNASPFSKSESAMEIFKEAGVPRKQKVTTFNVTDDAIIKPGTPLYAAHFRPGQFVDVTAKTIGKGFQGVMKRWGFKGQPASHGQTKTHRRPGAISTNKAAKVYRGKKMPGKMGNIYRTSFGLKVWRINTKHDIIYVNGSVPGHTNCLVKVKDSKLPTYKDCNKNPPFPTFFADGDEKLPEDLYDEEIFQFTDPSLTYA; via the exons ATGGCGGGCTGGGCGCTGCTAGGCCGGCTGGGGGGCCGGCTGcgggcggcagcgccggggaGGCCGCTgtgggcggcggcgggggcctCCGGCGACAG GGGGCAGCTGGGCTTTGTAGTCAGGCACGTTAACAGTACAACGTGGTGGCATGAGCATCTTTCTGAAGAGAATGTCCAATTCCTCAAGAAGATAACTGCGGAGGAATACAAAGCTCAGACAGCCAGCAAGCTGTGCCCTCTGAAAGATGAGCCATGGCCACTGAATGAATGGAAACCAG ATTCCGTCAGAGTTGGTGTTGTTGCAGTAAAACTGGGAATGATGCCAATATGGACCAAGTCAGGAACAAAACATGCTGTCACACTACTTAAG gtGCAAGATTGCCATGTTTTAAGATACATTTCAAAGGAAGAGTCGGGTGGAAAAACATCTAAACTACTTGTTGGAGGCAAAAACgcatctcctttttct aaatcaGAGTCTGCAatggaaatttttaaagaagctggAGTACCACGGAAGCAGAAAGTTACAACATTTAATGTAACGGATGATGCCATAATTAAACCAG GTACTCCTTTGTATGCTGCTCACTTCCGCCCAGGGCAGTTCGTGGATGTTACTGCAAAAAC aattggTAAAGGATTTCAAGGTGTCATGAAAAGGTGGGGATTTAAAGGTCAGCCTGCGAGCCACGGCCAGACAAAAACTCACAGACGTCCTGGAGCAATATCTACCAAT AAAGCTGCCAAAGTTTATCGCGGAAAGAAAATGCCTGGTAAAATGGGTAACATCTATAGGACATCTTTTGGATTAAAG GTGTGGAGGATCAACACAAAACATGACATTATTTATGTAAATGGGTCTGTTCCAGGTCACACAAATTGTCTGGTGAAG GTCAAAGATAGCAAATTGCCTACTTATAAGGACTGCAATAAAAACCCTCCGTTCCCTACGTTTTTTGCTGATGGAGATGAAAAACTACCAGAAGACCTGTATGATGAGGAGATTTTCCAGTTCACAGATCCGTCTCTCACATATGCATAA